Genomic window (Sulfurovum sp. NBC37-1):
AAGACATTTTGGAAGCAAGTTGATGCACTTTTCTTTCGTAACACTTTTCCCCAATATCATTGAGGGGTATTTCTCAGATTCCATTCTCAAACGTGCTATTGATGACGGCAAGATCTCCATTGATTTTTATAATCCCCGCGATCTAACTACAGATAAACATAACCGTGTCGATGCACCGATGATCGGTGGTGGTGCAGGAATGCTGATGACCCCGCAGCCTTTGATGGATACACTTTCAAAGATCAAAGAGGAATCTCCTGAAGCGCATATCGTTTTTCTCTCTCCTGTAGCCAAACCGTTCATACAGAACGATGCAAAACGCCTGGTAAAAAAAGAGCATATTGTTTTTGTCAGCGGTCGTTACGAGGGGATAGACGAGCGTGTCATCGAGAGGCATGCCGATGAACTTTTCTCCATCGGTGATTTCATCCTGACCGGAGGTGAACTGGCAAGCATGGTGCTCTGTGATGCCGTGGCAAGAAATGTGGAAGGAGTACTGGGGAACAGCGTTTCTCTGGAAGTAGAGAGCTTCGAAGCCTCGCTGCTTGAAGCCCCTTCTTTTACAAAACCGATAAATTACGAGAATAATGAAGTTGTTTCAGAGTTCTTAAAGGGTAATCATAGTAAAATCACGGACTTAAAAAGAGGGTTGGCTTTGTGCAAAACAAAGTTCTTTCGACCAGACTTATACAAAAAGAAGGTATAACCGATGAGAAATAAATATATTGAAAGCTTTGAAAAAGCTCAATTGGAAAACAGAAACATTCCCGAATTCAGAGCGGGTGACACTGTAAAAGTGGCAGTAAGAATCAAAGAAGGTTCCAAAGAAAGAGTACAGAACTACGAAGGTCTTTGCATTGCGATCAGAGGTCAGGGTACAGGCAGAACTTTCATGGTAAGAAAAATGGGAGCGAACTCTGTAGGCGTAGAGAGAATCTTCCCGCTTTATTCTGACAGCATCGAGAGTATCGAAGTACTCAGAAAAGGTAGAGTAAGAAGAGCGAAGCTGTTCTATCTTAGAGAGCTTAAAGGTAAAGCTGCCAGAATCAAAGAACTCCGAAGAAAATAGTTCTTTTGTTCGATTTGCACTCATCTTTTCGGAATGGGTGCAGTCACTTACTTTCGTAAGCTCCTTTACCCAAACCCGCAAATCTAAGTACAACTCAAACAAAATAATCTATTTTACATTTTTTAACTACAGCAAACCAAAAAAATCTTTATTTCCTTTAATCCCAAAATTTTAAACAATAAATCAGATATAATATCTTTTTTCAAAACCAATCAGGATATTATTAAGATGCTGTCAACCATTAAACACAAACTCATTACACTGTTGCAACTGCTGCTTGTCATTATCTTTATACTTTTTGAAGAGATAATTTGGGAGGGAGTAGCCTACCCGGTCTATAAGTATGTACATTCGCTGAAGATCCTTCAAAAGGTCGAAGCAAAATTGCATGGGGTCAACCGATATGTGATCCTGGTCATCTTTGTAGTTATGCTGGCTTCTGTTGAAGCGTTTGGACTCTATGCAGGGTATATGTTTGTGAGCGGGCATATTCTTATGGGGCTTGCGCTCTATCTTACCAAGATCCCCATTGCGGCATTTACCTTCTGGATGTTCCGTGTGACCGAGGACAAGCTGATGCGTTTCGGCTGGTTCAAGTGGATCTACGAAAAGATCATGGCTGCGATAGACTGGCTGAAGTCACTGGATATATACCAAAGTATGATGTTGAAAATCAAAATGACCAAAGAGAAGATCAGGCAGTTCTGGCGGTCTGTCAAAGTAAAATATTTTAGTAAAGAATCTCCTTTTGTCACAAGGCTCAAAAAGCTCTATTACAGTGTCAAGCAAGCGTTGAAGAAGTAAGCAGGCATGGGAAAACGACCGGTCTGGTTCTGGCTCTTTACGGCCTTCGTCATCATTGTTGGATTGGTCATAGAGGTCAGGCCCCTGCATGATGTGGTGTGGAAATGGGTAGAAGATATATACCATTTCGCCAAAGAGAACCTTGTCGCTATCCTGGCGGCGTTCTTCCTTGTCAAAGGTAAGTTCATTCTCAAGATATTTTTGAAGAAGATCCTTTTTCTTTCCGCTACAGGGCTTGGAAAGCGTTACCTGATAGAACGTGTATTCACCTACCATTTCAAGATACATTTTCTCAACCACATCGCACTGGACCTGAAACGTCTTCTCAACCATGTCAAAAAGAATTTCATATCATTTCCTATGACAAAGAAGATCATTACAGCTTTTGCTTTTTTGGGCTCATTGGGTTATGTAGGTAAATTTATGGGTACGATGCTGGCATTGAAAGTATTCATTGCCAAGATTTGGTCATTTCTTTTGGCTATTGTACTCAAAACAGGTGCATCCATACTTTATTTTTTTACGGATTATATTTGGGGAAGCTGGTTGGCACCTATTATCGAGGTAGTGATATTCTCATGGCTGTTGGATATGCTGGAAAAAGTCCCTTTCCTGACGAACAGTATACGCTGGATGTATCATACGGTACGAAAGAGTTTCAGGTGGTTTGAGGAGCGTGTGGGCAGACTTTTTCATTATCCTGTACAAAGGGGCCTGAAGTGGCTGTTGGGAAAGACACGCAGGATGATCTATAAATTCATAGGATATAAAAGAGTGCCTGCCTACAAACAGTTAAGGGAGCTTCGTGCCTTTGAACCTAACAGGCAGCAGCAGTTGAAGCAAAAACGGGAAAAACAAAAAGATAAAAGAAGCAAACGTATTTCGAGATACAATCGATTCAAAAAAGAAAGAAAAAAATACCAGGCTCAGTAGGAGCGGTTCTTCATCGCCGTTTTGGCTTCCCTGTCGAGTGTTTTTGCTTTCATGTCCGCGCGCTTGTCGTGTAGCTTCTTCCCTTTGGCGATGGCAATGCTCACTTTGGCGTAGTTACGCTCATTGAAATAGATCATCAGGGGCACAATGGTCAGGCCGTCCTTGTGTACTTTGACATAAAGTTTTTCCAGTTCTTTTTTATGCAGAAGCAGTTTTCTTGGGGCACGGGTATCGGGGGTGAAATATTTGTTGGCGGTTTCAAGATGGGCGATATGGGCGTTCATGAGGTAGAGTTCACCCTTGATGAAACGGCAGAAAGCATCGGAAAGGTTGGCGCGCTTGGCACGCAGGGCTTTGACCTCCGCACCTGAGAGTACGATGCCCGCCTCGAACTTTTCAAGTATCTCATAATCGTGTCTGGCTTTTTTGTTCTGTGCTACGATATTGATGGCCAATGTCTGCCTTTACTTTGTTTTTCCGGAATTATAGCATATGGGCACCTCTAATAACTATAGATGTTCATAACATTGCCAGCTTTTGTCTAGGCTAGGCACTCTTTTGAAGGCCTAGCCGTAGCTAAGTCCCATTTTTGAGTCTATTAATGGTATGATGTCACATGGAAAAAAATGAACACGGGAACAATCCGCTGCACGGTATCAACCTCAAACAGATAGTGAACGAACTGGTAGAGGAGTTCGGCTGGGATGCGTTGGCCGAACGAATCAATATCCGCTGTTTTAAACATGACCCCTCCGTCAACTCCTGTCTGAAATTCCTTCGCAGAACACCCTGGGCACGTACCAAGGTGGAAAATCTTTATCTCAGAACAATTGTGAAAGAGGGAGAATAGATGTCAAAGTACGAACTGCTTCCTTTTTCCGGTCTGGATGAGGTGACCGTCAGCGAGATCAGCCGCCATACGAAGCGTATTATGTTCAAGAAGGGTGAAACGCTTTTTACGCAGGGTGAGTTGATGCGTTATTTCTACATTGTGATCCGGGGGAAGATCAAAAGCTACCAGCTCAATCTGAACAATGCCAAAGAGCAGACGATCTTCATTTTCCGAGAAGGTGATATGTTCGATACGATCGTGCTGCTTGACGGTCAGGAACATGATGTAATGTATGAGGCGCTTGAAGAGAGTGAAGTGCTGCAGATGCCCATAGAATTTGTCAGGGAACTCATTTCTACCAACAAGGAGTTCAATAGCAAATTCTTCCCCTATCTGGCGCGGCAGATGCGGCAGATGGAGGAACTGGCAACGGATCTCTCCCTCTTTAGTACATCAGAACGGCTCATCAAATTGTTGCTGCAGAATCTTGACCCCAATAACCTTATGAAGTACAATCTCATACAGGGACTTTCCCATACGGAGATCGCGAAACTCATAGGTACGGTGCGGCATGTGGTCGAACGACATCTCAAAGCGCTGAAGGCAGATGGCACCATAGAGACGAAGAACAGGAACATACAGATTGTCGATGCAAGAAAACTGCTGGATAAAATAAACCTTTTTTAAAGTTTCTGCTCCAAATTTTTATAAAAATGCAACCAAAGTAGCATTGGATTCTCCACTATACCCTTTATAATTCATTTAGATTTAGTCAAAGAGACTAAAAGTATGAAGCATAAAGGAGTCAAAAATGTTAGTAACAAAATACAACCCATATAATGAAGTGAAAAAAAGTTTCGATCTGTTCAATTCTTTAGTGCAGAATTTCGATGTAGCACGAGAAGAGGGGGCGATCGCCTCTTTTGTACCGAGAGTGAATACAAGAGAGGGTGAGGATGCCTACCATGTAGAGATTGACCTTCCCGGTATCAAGAAAGAAGATATCGAGATCACCACAGAAGACAATGTCCTGACCATTTCCGGTGAGAGAAAGATGAAGGATGAGGTCAAAGAGGAAGACTACTACAAAGTAGAGAGTGCCTATGGGAAATTCTCGAGAAGTTTCACGCTTCCGGAAAAAGTGGATATAGAGAACATTCATGCCGAATCCAAAGACGGTGTGCTTGAAGTGGTCATTCCAAAACTCAAAGAAGAAGAGAAAAAACCTAAGAAAATAGAGATCAAATAAGTTTTTTAAACTACACTCCGGCACGATGCAAATGGCAAAGCCACCCCTTCGGGGACGGTGCATCGCTTGTCGCATAGTTTAAAAAACAATGAAACTGAATAAAAAAAGAAAGAAAAAGAGAAAGGAGCCAACAATGGATGTAGTAAAAACAGCAAAAGATGTAGCCAATACAGTTGAAGAGAAAGTGGAGCACGGACTTGAAGTTGCAAAAGAGAGTTTTGCCAATGTGGCCAGCCATCTTCCTTTTGCCAACCTTGCCAAAAAAGGGAGTGATACTTTCCGTATCGAGATCGATCTTCCCGGGGTTGACAAGAAGGATATCGAGTTGAAAGTGGAAGATAATATACTGACAGTTAAGGCGACGCGCAAAATGAAGAATGAAGTGAAGAAAGAGGATTATTATCTCTGTGAGAGCAATTTCGGCCTTATCTCACGTTCGTTCGTACTGCCGGAAGGCATCGACAAAGACAAAGTGGATGCCAAATATGAAGACGGAAGACTCTACATCACCCTTGAAAAAGAGGAATCCAGAAAAGCGAAAAGCATTAGCGTAAAGTGATAGGCTTAGGGAGACTGTTCTCCCACCCTATCATCAGCTAAGATGTACTATACTCTCTACACTACTCTCCCATAAGGACAATTACAGATGCAAAAATGGTTTGAAAACAACAAAGTAATGATGCTGATGAGTGCGGTTGTCTTTATTGGAGGCTATTTCTTTCTTCGTCTTGCCTATCATATGAGTGACAAGATGCCTTTTACACAGGAGATCATTCTGATAGTCCTGGGGACACTGGCGACCATTCTGATCACGGCACTCCTGCTGAACAAGCAGACTTCCGTGGAGCTGGAGAAAGAGCAGAGCATCAAGTTCATCGAGCTGAAAACCGAGACCTATGAGAAGCTCATCGATACCATCGAAGAGATGGTGATCCACAAAGACATCACTGCCGATGACCTGATACGTTTGAAGTTCCACACGCACCGACTCGCCATCTTTGCTTCACCTGCCGTACTGGAAGAGTATGAACATTTTCTGGATATTTTCAATAAAATGATCGCAGAAGACAGGCATGTAAGCATGAAAGATGAAGACATTCTCTCAGAAGCCCTGGCAAAGCTGACGGTCTATATACGCGCTGATCTGGTCGGTGAACTGGATGAAGAGAGTGGTCATACGGCCAAAGAGATCAGAGATCAGATCATCGCGAACGCGACCTAATCCTTCACTCGAAAGAACGTACTGCCGCTACCGCTGAAGAACCACCCTTTGGTATCGAGTTTTTCCAGTGCGGGGCAGGTGGAAAGTGCTGCAGGATAGAGGTCATTGAGGGCGACGGGGTCTGCAATGAGCTGTAGGAGTGTTCCTGAATCCATGTTTTCCCATCCGAAGAAGGATTTTGGGTCCAAAGTTCGCAAGAGGTACTTGTGGTAGGTTTGGTAGACTTTGGCTGTGTCACATCCGATATCGGGTGTAAAAAGCTCCAGTTTGAGGGGTGTTTCCCTGAATGGCTCGACGATCTCTCCAAAACCGCGTACATTGGCACTGGGATAGTTGTAGACAAAAAAGGGAACATCCGCCCCGATGCTGCTGCCCAGTTTAGCCAGTGCATCGGTACTGAGAGGATTCTGTGAAAGCGAATTTATAAGACGCATGAACGCCCCTGCATCAGAGCTGCCTCCGCCAAGCCCCGCCTGTGAGGGGATGGATTTTTCCACCACGACTTTATGCGACTTGAAGAAATCTTCAAGTTTCGGGAAGGGTTCGAGCAGTGCTTCATACGCTTTGTATATCGTATTGAAATGTAGAGGCACCCCTTTACATCCTTCCAGTGTAAAACTGTCAAATGTTCCGGGAACAAGAGTGATGGTATCGTAAAGGTCATCCACGCGCATGAAGCGGGAGAGCAGGGTATGATAGCCGTTCTCATGGCCGGTAATTTTGAGGAAAATGTTAACTTTTGCGTGGGCATTGATGCTGTACATGTAGGACCTTGGGAGATGAGTTTTTAGTGTTGGGAATGATTATAGCATGGAGAGACTTTTAAGTCATTGTTTTATAGTGTTAGACAAAATGTGAGCCCTGTCTGTGGATATAAACACCAAATGGCCGGAAACAAATATATTTCTTGGAATAATCTGGTACAATCTGAAAACAATGAGGAATAATTTAGAGAAAAATTTTGACGTTTTGCTTAAGGGAGAGTATCTTCCTACTTTTAGTCCCCCCCCAAAAAAAAATTATATTACTACAAGGAAAAACCAATGATCAATATGATGATCGGATTTTTTAAAGACTATTTCAAATACAAAGAACCCGCCAAGAAACAGCAGCGCTGGATGGAAAAGTACTGTGAACAGAACGGCTACACCATCAATCCCAGTTGGATGATGGCTACCAACCTCAAAAGCAACCTATGTGAAATGGAAGAGACATTCGGCAAGCGTTACTGCCCTTGTTTCGAACCGTCTGGAGATAAGGAACTGGACAAGAAGATGATGTGCCCGTGCGACTATGTCGAAGATGAGATCAAAGAGTACGGTACCTGCCACTGTGCTCTTTTCGGACCGGCAGATCTGAGCAAGGCAGAGTGGAAGGCTTCGTCCAAGCGTCTGATGGAAGAGTATCAGGTACCAAAGAACCTTAAAAACGGTGTACTCGACACCCGCGGTATGCCACTGGACCATCGACGCGGATTACCGGTACCCGATATGATGCATCAGGTCAAAGCGGTACTCAACGGCTACAAAGGGAATACGCTTATAGTGATCGTTGAGCGCGAGCAGGAGGCACTCAATCTGGAAAAAATCGCCCAGTACAGAGGGTATAGGTGTTCATGGGAACAAAAAGATGGATTTATCGAGGCGGAACTTATATTAAGAGCTTAATGGCTGCCTGCAATCAGGGTGTATCCTCAAATTTGGGTATGCGGTTAAATCTGTATTTCACTGCTTCCCCAACGATTTCAATAATGGAGAAAAAGTTTGAAGTCTCTATGAGGTAGATACCATTTTCTTTGGCCTCAAAATAATCGACAGAGAGTTTTTTCCCCAGCTCCAGATACGCTTCATCACCCGTGTATATATTGGAAGGGATGGCCAGATGTGTAAAAGGGTCAAGTGCTTTTTCATTTTCATAATGGAACTGTCCTTCATGGATACGGTGTAAAGAAGAGAGTGTTGCATCGACCCTGAGCCTGTCGGCGATGAGAGCTCCGAGACTCCGGATGTAGGTGCCTTCGCTGACCGTGGCTTCAAAATGTATGAAAGGATGGTTATAGTTGATCAGCGTGATCTCATAAATGGTAGAGGTGATCTGCTTGAGGTCTATCTCTTTCCCTTCACGTGCCAGTTCATAGGCCCGCTTTCCGTTGACCTTTTTTGCCGAGAACCTGGGGGGATAGTAAGTTAACTCCCCTTTGAATGATTGCAATACCTCTTCTATAGTTTTCTGAGAAAAAGGTGCTACCTCACGAATGGAATCCACTTTTTCGATATCGAGACTGGGAGAGTTTGCGCCCAGCCATAAAGTCGCTTTATAGCTTTTAGGTGTTTTGTTGAGGTATTGGAAGAGTTTGGTGTACTGTCCGGTGGCTACGATTAGACAACCCGTGGCAAAAGGGTCCAGCGTACCGGAAAACCCCACTTTTTTTGTGTTGTATTTTCTTTTGACATATCCCATATAGCCGTTGGAAGTGCGGAAAATGGGTTTGTTGACGACGAATAATCTGTTCATTAAATCAGATCGACTGCACAAAAGAACTCAATATCTCTTTCTTGTTCCCGCCGAAATTGATGAGCAGTTTATACTCTTTGCCCGATTTGGTCGCAGCCTGGACCCGTCCGATACCGAAGATCTTGTGTTTGACGAGATCGCCTTTTTTGAACGCGGCCTGTTTGGTGATCTTGAGCGAGGCATCCTGGATGAGGCCTGCTTCTCCGAGGAAACGGCTTTTGTCTATCATCTTTCTGCGGCCTTTGTAGAATCGGCTGTCGACGTAACATAGTGTCAGGTCGGACTTGGCCCGGGTGATGGCGACATATCCCAGACGACGCTCCTCTTCCATGTTGCTGCCTTCACCGAGCAGTGGGAAGAACTCCTCTTCAAGCCCGATGACGAAGAGATGTTCGAACTCCAGTCCTTTGGCGGCATGGATGCTCATGATGGTGATGGCATTCTCTTCTATCTGGTCCTGGTCGCTCTGCAGGGAGATGTCATTGAGGAACTCTTCGAGTGTAAGGTCTGGGTTCTTGATGACAGCGTCACGGAAGTAGCCGTAGAACTCATCGATGTTCAGAATGCGGTCGAAGCCGTCCACCATAGCGGCATAATGGTCTTTGAGTTTGATGCGTTCTTCAAAGAGAGTGATGAAGTTGCCCAGGGAGGTCTGCATCTCTTCACGCAGTACCTCTATGTCCTCCAGCAGGTTTGCCAGTGCGGCCGATACTTTTTTACTGACCACATTCGGAAGTTTCCCGTTGCTACTCTGTTCGATATATTCATAGAGTGAAAGATGGGAATCGAACGCAGCTTTTTGCAGTTTCTCAATGGAAGCTTTTCCTATACCGCGTTTCGGCTTGTTGATGATGCGGATAAGAGAGAAGTCATCATGGGGGTTCGTCAATACCCTGAAATAAGAGATGATGTCTTTGATCTCCGCACGTTCATAGAAGCGCATGCCGCCAATGAGTTTAAAGGCAAGTCCCTCTTTGGTAAAGCCCTCTTCAAGTGAGCGTGAAAGTGCATTGATACGGTATAGTACGGCGATCTCGTCAGGGTCCACGCCGGAATCGATGAGCTCATGTATCTCGTGGGCAATGGCTTTAGCTTCCATAGACTCATCCAGTGAGTGCAGCAGTTTGATCTCTTTGCCTTCTCCTTTATGTGAAACAAGCTTCTTCCCCAGCCTGGTAGAATTGTGTTCGATGAGTGCATTGGCCGCTTTCAGAATGGGCTCTGTGGAACGGTAGTTCGTTTCGAGTTTGACTGTTTTCGTATTTTCAAAATGATCTGCGAATTCAAGAATATTTCTTATGTTCGCACCCCTCCAGCCGTAGATACTCTGGTCGTCATCTCCTACCACACAGAGGTTGTTGTGTTCGGAACAGAGATGTTCAAGCAGGCGGAACTGCAGCTCATTGGTATCCTGGTATTCGTCCACCATGATGTACTTGTAGCGGTTGCTGGTCTCACGTCTGAGTTCTTCATTCTCATCGAGGATCCTGTATGTCAGCATCAGGAGATCATCAAAATCGACCAGGTTATTTTCTTCGATGTTTGCCTGATACTGTTCGTAGATCCTGGCGACTTTCTTGTAATCGGGAAGTTCCGCTTTTTGAATGACCACCTCAGGGGTGAGCAGTGAGTTCTTGTATTTGGAGATCTCAGAGGCAATAAAAGAGAGGTTCAGGTCGATCTTCAGCTCTTTGGCAATGGAACGTAACAGCCTTTTTTTGTCATCGCTGTCGATGATCACGAAGTTATTGCTTCTCCCCAGCTTTTCGATATGGAATTTGAGAAAGAGCAGGCCGAATTTATGGAATGTACACAAAAGCGGAGGGTAGGAGACCTTTGTCGGCATCAGTTTGAGAGCACGTTCACGCATTTCTGCAGCCGCCTTGTTGGTAAAGGTCAATGTCAGGGTATTTGCAGGATCGATGCCGACCTCTCCGACAAGGTAGGCAAGTCTGGCAGTGAGTGTTTTGGTCTTCCCGCTGCCGGCACCTGCAAGTATGAGCATAGCACCGTCTATATGTTCTACCGCTTCACGCTGTGAGGGATTGAGTTCGTTCGATATCTGTTCCATTGGGTCGTTACTCTCCTATATATAGTATATATTATATCGTTTTATCTTTAATCATGATATATGTGTCCTATAGCGTATGCCTGATGTCAGTAAGTTAACAAAAAAGCATTTTTAAAGTTAATATAATATTAATAAGTCCAGCTTATGTATTTTAAGGAAACTGCGTTATAATTCATTTATAAATAATTAAATGAATAAATTAATACAATAAGGACAGATAATGTTAAAGGATTTTGTAAAACTCGAAACATTCCTCACGGTAGCCCGTGAAAGAAGTTTTTCAAAAGCATCGGCAAAACTGGGTATCTCCCAGCCGGCAGTGACACAGCAGATCAAATTCATTGAGAAATATCTGGCGGTCAAGGTTATTGAAAGAAAAAAGAACGGTATCAAATTGACCCCTGAAGGTGATGAGCTCTACAAGATCGCTACAAGACTTGAAAAAGAGATCCATGCGGCGGAAAAAGATATTTTGAAGATCATCAACAAAGAGATGACGTTCAGACTGGGTGCTTCCTATACCATCGGAACCTATGTTATTCCCGGAGAGTGTCTCAATGCCATGAGTCAGGCTATCAACAACGATGTCAACCTCAGTATCGATATGAGTGCGAATATCATTGAAAAACTCAAAGAGAGAAAACTTGATGTCGGTCTGATCGAATCTCCTGTGATGGACAGCGATGTGATCTACAGAGAATGGATTGAAGACGAATTGGTCGTTGTCAGTAATGTGCCGATCCCGAAGATACTTAAAACTGAAGAGCTTTATAATTACAGATGGGTCTGCCGTGAAGAGACTTCGCATACCAGAAAGGTCGTCTCAGAGGTATTTGAAGACCTCGGTGTCTCCTGTAAAAGTTTTGATGTGGTCTCCGAAGTGAGTAATACAACAGCGGTACTTCAAACGATCAAGAAAAGTAAGAAAAGTACGGATAAACCTGTGGTTTCCATTATTTCAAGGCATGCCATCGCAGATGAAGTAGCTAACGGTGAACTCTTTGAAGCGAGAATCAGAGGGTATACTATGACACGCAAATTCTACATAGTATACTCAAAAGAGAACAAACACAATGCCTATGTGGATAATGTGGTAGATTACATCCTTGCAGGCCGCTGCTAGGGATCGAAGAAGCGTTACTGCTTCTTCTTGAGAAGTTTTTTATTCTCGGGATTGTTGAGCAGGGCTTCCATGGAATTCTTTGTTTTGTCTGCCTGCTTTTGTGGTATCACCGGATCAGCAAGATTGATAACGATGGGATGCTCTCCCACGAAAAGCTGTTTGATCGCAAGCAGCGGTACCTGCACGGTTGATCCGAAATTCTCGCTTCCGAACCCCGCTTCAAATACAAAATACTCATCATCGACTTTAGCACTTTCATATGTATAGCCGCTTATGACGAAAAGTACGGTCTCATTGAAACTTTCCCTGATGTCGGAGGGTAGTTCAGGCTCGAATGTGATATATTCCGTTTCACAGGCGATGGCGAACTCCTGGTTCTTTTCAAAAAGATAGATGATCGTTTTGGCAATATGGTCTTTCATCAGTGTTCTGTACTGGGGTGTCTGGAAAAGGTTCATTGTCATCATATCCCTTTAAGTTCGTATATCATAGTGGTTTAGAATTTTAAATCCTATCATAGCATTGATTAAAGCTACATGTGTGTACTTGTGCAATGCTTCTTTCGTAATATCTGCTGTTGCTAAAAACCCTTCATCGATCAGTTTGCTTCTCATAGTCCCCTGAAGCAGAGGTTTTACGGGGGTGACCCACTTTCCCCCATCATAAAAAGCGATATTGGAGATAGTGGTATCGGTCAGCAACCCCTCTTTTTCAATGATGATCTCATCGACATTACTGTTCATTCTCAGGAGGGTATCGAAAGCCTCCCTGTCGGCATATTTGTGGGCATACTCAATGTTTGAGGGGATGATCCTGAGTGTAGTGATCTTTTTGGGTACATAGGGAATGTACTCAATGGAATGCAGTTGGGTATCGTAAAGGATGCGGCATCGGTAGAGACCCTTTTGGGGTGCTTCTATGATCTTGGAAAGTGAAAGGGGGTCTTCGGCATTAAAGAGGGTGCTTCTGCTGTGGTCAAGCCGTGCCTGATGGTAGGGAAGGTTAAAGACTTCCCCCTCTTCTATTTTAATGGTTTCAAGGAGAAGAGGGGAAGCAGGGTGCATATTCGTTGCGATACCAGTTAAATGTCGAATAACTCTGTAGAGAGATAGCGTTCTGCAGTGTCGCAGAGAATGGTTACGATCGTTTTACCTTTGTTCTGTGGCCGTGAAGCGACAAGAGAGGCGGCATAGAGATTTGCCCCTGACGAAATACCGACCAGAAGACCTTCTTCTCTTGCCACTTTTTGTGCCATATTGAATGCATCTTCATTGCTGACAGAAACAACCTCGTTGTAGATATGTGTGTTGAGTATTTCCGGAATGAAGCCTGCACCGATCCCCTGTATTTTATGGGCGCCTGCAGGTCTGCCTGAAAGGACGGCAGAGTTTTCAGGCTCGACTGCAATGGCTTCAAGCAAGGGGATCTCCGCCTTGAGAACTTCCGAAGTTCCGGTCAGTGTCCCGCCTGTACCTACAGCGGCGACAAATATATCGACCTTTCCTTCCGTATCGTGAAGGATCTCCTTTGCTGTGGTCTTTCTGTGAATATCCGGATTGTCCTTGTTGCTGAACTGCTGCAGAACGATGGCGTCATCGATCTCTTTTTCCAGAGAAAGGGCTTTGTCAATAGCACCGTTCATCCCGTTCGCCGCAGGGGTCAATACCAGTTCAGCCCCAAGGTAGGTCAACAGCTTTCGCCTCTCGATACTCATGGAGTCAGGCATGGTGAGGATCAGTTTCAAGCCCCTGGCTGCACAGATCGCGGCCAGACCGATGCCGGTATTTCCGCTGGTAGGTTCGATGATCGTACTTTCTTGGGTGATATGGCCTTGCTTCATGGCCTGATTGATCATATTGAATGCAATCCTGTCTTTGACCG
Coding sequences:
- a CDS encoding VF530 family DNA-binding protein; translation: MEKNEHGNNPLHGINLKQIVNELVEEFGWDALAERINIRCFKHDPSVNSCLKFLRRTPWARTKVENLYLRTIVKEGE
- a CDS encoding Hsp20/alpha crystallin family protein, whose amino-acid sequence is MLVTKYNPYNEVKKSFDLFNSLVQNFDVAREEGAIASFVPRVNTREGEDAYHVEIDLPGIKKEDIEITTEDNVLTISGERKMKDEVKEEDYYKVESAYGKFSRSFTLPEKVDIENIHAESKDGVLEVVIPKLKEEEKKPKKIEIK
- a CDS encoding ferredoxin-thioredoxin reductase catalytic domain-containing protein produces the protein MINMMIGFFKDYFKYKEPAKKQQRWMEKYCEQNGYTINPSWMMATNLKSNLCEMEETFGKRYCPCFEPSGDKELDKKMMCPCDYVEDEIKEYGTCHCALFGPADLSKAEWKASSKRLMEEYQVPKNLKNGVLDTRGMPLDHRRGLPVPDMMHQVKAVLNGYKGNTLIVIVEREQEALNLEKIAQYRGYRCSWEQKDGFIEAELILRA
- the trmD gene encoding tRNA (guanosine(37)-N1)-methyltransferase TrmD gives rise to the protein MHFSFVTLFPNIIEGYFSDSILKRAIDDGKISIDFYNPRDLTTDKHNRVDAPMIGGGAGMLMTPQPLMDTLSKIKEESPEAHIVFLSPVAKPFIQNDAKRLVKKEHIVFVSGRYEGIDERVIERHADELFSIGDFILTGGELASMVLCDAVARNVEGVLGNSVSLEVESFEASLLEAPSFTKPINYENNEVVSEFLKGNHSKITDLKRGLALCKTKFFRPDLYKKKV
- a CDS encoding Crp/Fnr family transcriptional regulator; this translates as MSKYELLPFSGLDEVTVSEISRHTKRIMFKKGETLFTQGELMRYFYIVIRGKIKSYQLNLNNAKEQTIFIFREGDMFDTIVLLDGQEHDVMYEALEESEVLQMPIEFVRELISTNKEFNSKFFPYLARQMRQMEELATDLSLFSTSERLIKLLLQNLDPNNLMKYNLIQGLSHTEIAKLIGTVRHVVERHLKALKADGTIETKNRNIQIVDARKLLDKINLF
- the smpB gene encoding SsrA-binding protein SmpB, which codes for MAINIVAQNKKARHDYEILEKFEAGIVLSGAEVKALRAKRANLSDAFCRFIKGELYLMNAHIAHLETANKYFTPDTRAPRKLLLHKKELEKLYVKVHKDGLTIVPLMIYFNERNYAKVSIAIAKGKKLHDKRADMKAKTLDREAKTAMKNRSY
- the rplS gene encoding 50S ribosomal protein L19, with translation MRNKYIESFEKAQLENRNIPEFRAGDTVKVAVRIKEGSKERVQNYEGLCIAIRGQGTGRTFMVRKMGANSVGVERIFPLYSDSIESIEVLRKGRVRRAKLFYLRELKGKAARIKELRRK
- a CDS encoding Hsp20/alpha crystallin family protein, translating into MDVVKTAKDVANTVEEKVEHGLEVAKESFANVASHLPFANLAKKGSDTFRIEIDLPGVDKKDIELKVEDNILTVKATRKMKNEVKKEDYYLCESNFGLISRSFVLPEGIDKDKVDAKYEDGRLYITLEKEESRKAKSISVK
- a CDS encoding 4-(cytidine 5'-diphospho)-2-C-methyl-D-erythritol kinase, which produces MYSINAHAKVNIFLKITGHENGYHTLLSRFMRVDDLYDTITLVPGTFDSFTLEGCKGVPLHFNTIYKAYEALLEPFPKLEDFFKSHKVVVEKSIPSQAGLGGGSSDAGAFMRLINSLSQNPLSTDALAKLGSSIGADVPFFVYNYPSANVRGFGEIVEPFRETPLKLELFTPDIGCDTAKVYQTYHKYLLRTLDPKSFFGWENMDSGTLLQLIADPVALNDLYPAALSTCPALEKLDTKGWFFSGSGSTFFRVKD